The genome window CGAACCGGCCGGCGACGACGCGGAGCCGCTCGACGCCGACGAGTGCGCCGACTACCTCGACGACCTGGGCGACGCGTGGGAAGTCGTCGACGACCACCACTTGGAGGCGAGCTACGAGTTCCCCGACTTCGAGACCGCGCTGGCGTTCACGAACGACGTGGGCGAGCTCGCCGAGCAGGAGTGGCACCACCCGGACATCGCGCTGTCGTGGGGCGAGGTCGGGGTCGAGATGTGGAGCCACGAGGTCGGCGGCCTGACGCGCGCCGACTTCGTGATGGCGGCGCGGATGGACCGCCTGTACGCCGACTACGACGCGTGACCGGAGGGGGCTCGACCTGACGCATCAACGAACGGCTTTAAACCTCTGCCGGCGAAACGACGGGTAATGAGCGAGAACGTCTTCCTGGTCCCGATAGACCCGGAGAACTTCGACCGAACGGTCCGGTCCCCCGTCGACCTCACCGACTACCCGGACCGCCCGGAGCCACTCGCGGACCTCGACGAGGCCCGCCTGTGGGCCGTCGACGACGACAGCGGCAACGGCTCGACGTTCGAGAAGATGGCGGCGGGCGACCTCCTGCTGTTCTACGCGGACGACGAGTACGTCGCGACCGGCCGCGTCGGCGAGGCGTTCGCGGACGACGACCGCTGGGCGAGCGGCACGTTCTGGACCGCGTTCCCGACCACGCGGGTGTACACGGTCACCGACTTCAGCGCCGTCTCCGCGCCCAAGCGCGCCGTCAACCGCATCTTCGATTACTCGTCGTCGTACACGCCCGGCTTCATGCGCGTCGCGGACAGTCGGGTGAACACGGACCTCTCGTCGATCGAGTCCGCGCTGGAACACTACACGAAGCGAAACGCCTGAGTTCGGCGGCCGCGCGCGGCGCTTTTTCAGTTCTCGACCGCGCCGACGAGCGACACGTACGCGGGTTCGTACGCCGCCGCCACGCGATCGGGAGCGCCGCGAACCTCGCCGGACAGCGCCGGCAACGGTTCGGTCGCGAGCGGTTCGATCATC of Halorubrum trapanicum contains these proteins:
- a CDS encoding 4a-hydroxytetrahydrobiopterin dehydratase, with the protein product MSSPLADEPVEPAGDDAEPLDADECADYLDDLGDAWEVVDDHHLEASYEFPDFETALAFTNDVGELAEQEWHHPDIALSWGEVGVEMWSHEVGGLTRADFVMAARMDRLYADYDA